The following proteins are co-located in the Leptodactylus fuscus isolate aLepFus1 chromosome 8, aLepFus1.hap2, whole genome shotgun sequence genome:
- the XIRP2 gene encoding xin actin-binding repeat-containing protein 2 isoform X1: MSENEKHGGVAGITKKGPSEGTAKSGNPPLDLPESLPLKDRMAMYQAAVTNKGQTTSRNMLEESEACVMSGGLASMKKHFEKSEASSRSTVSQYQQRSVKETRRSNEVTFSSSSQAAEQHETQFSACNTEQVSVHEQSTQETSAASNYNQEADGVGYMEMPKVSAQVLKEQYEKSLKEKSSSAGGSAALQGKHTKIYNDHPEFEWPVVNTNSSGSASTVYEGMTSSLKTGHTSKSAHTKSVRFGSLEEFPLPPPPPPDILETDEIADFSQSPEPPSSHERYASVAPKEVYSKQRNLYELKRLYKHIHPEVRKNLEKEYFNQVSDIETSQFEQKGEVQHARSVFENPLSSPQKCLSPEREYLEWDEILKGEVQSMRWVFENQPLDTIKDESPDQSHIKSIGEQEIIAGGDVKYTTWMFETKPIHALGVDPSSSLEKAEKVPELARGDVRTATWLFETQPLDSLNKIYKENDSDTVFTSEDIHGGDVNAGRYFFEMQYNDRSLSSDEMNMLRLKSELQDFKGDVKRTIKQFETDPKYVLQDSSGKVLEITTVCREDIEKGDVKTARWMFETQPLDMINQDKAQVKVVKGISMEENVKGGVGKAKWLFETRPLDTIKDEDESVTQKEAIIGTDVYQKCWIFETLPMDILKDNANERPLEGEEIIGGNVSNAKYLFENVPMDELKENAEVEKLKKMITTEEEKGDVRHQRWVFETRPLEQIREEKKEYIRTVHLDEIQKGDVSTCRDAFEREDWQKDELSKIQIEQVDKGAVQLNKKLFETTPLYAIQDRFGHYHEVKTIRQEEVVRGDVRTYQWMFETIPVDQFGESVENYQVIRGISSQEIQAGDVKKGKWLFETQPLDSIKYFSHTEDEELVEKQQNDIVKGDVRTCKWLFETQPMEDLYEKQVTMRSNEEIQKGDVKTCTWLFETQALDTIQDESERSTHLEKEEVVGRDVQSVCFLFETQDLEQIQGEEKKDFKRVVEIDIQSGDVSSMKYIFENQALDQISSSSQDVLERIKYMKSEDLQKGNVLNCRWLFENRSIDEINESHENNKEAYTITDVQGGNVRKGCFIFETFSLDQIKEDSSEDTTKTVNMEEIMKGDVKNYTMMFETQPLYAIQDKEGFYHEVTTVKKEEVLHGNVRGTRWLFETKPLDSFNESDEVFVIKAVTQEDVQRGDVNSVRYRFETHPLDKIGDGEKSDFHTIENIMGGDVKGNKELFEKERKSQAVRTVSISEIQQGNVKTSTWLFETHTLNELHAENCEDLQKVTMEDIQKGDVQEAVWLFENYNLDSIQDVDETDKKPEKEEIPQADVRTTTWLFETTPFHEFNEYKIEKEEVMGKSIQETLKELYSQKIVKSHGIILEADEIGDVRMAKFQLMNQESPRIEKQEIIRGDLQNIMMNLLSQQSSSERTVLLNEEEKGNISLTKSQLMNQSTDIQAMREDVIGGDIREAIKSLLSNKDLGKQGILIEESEKGDIQMTIYSLLNKSDKYDFQRDEVVGGDIKRAMYNLKTSTMSGEKKQRFRIEDSERGNVQFFTTCIESGALDYLQRLHGEVEDKVVEESNEEILGGDVEATKLLLRRQRSQIERTVDETEIIPGDVYNTVKVFMTEPENKSFDANKEEIVKGNLQATLSSLSQAINQSVVVEKEEIIKADLPATLKSLTESQYQVKDMEKPDVIPGDIQGTIDSLEKAVKQKNEFVKEEVIHGNVEAALKSLKEAQQSVKQIEKEDIIRGDISATKQNLLDSSTERNYVQHQVSIQGDVKSTMKTLLQPSYQIVQRGASVEGNVKDTMKTFLQSSEENLQLSQGGSVADGKVITVDFDNQQLSTIDQKSLQNVSNSQHKVSDTSVKVVHKSTQNTSQQKGTNVSKIEQRELYNSQKAMASKAWKKSNPGSETQIVEFPEDQSSSVRELSKRQKEESQIDLIHQNKIMNQANMVSNAKTSIVDVTYAGGFQKSDHSQKQMTKQQSHQSRKMVSGKTLNVQSAQVLDTINNNVDIAQKQVHSVDKMSLQKETQRIQNKQVITKKAVQGVSEISKTISTRGGHQLTRDIQTTRDSENNLISFPPPPPPVAPCVEEPPLAPTPPPPPPPPPPPLPTHFSVKAYTEPEYFPSPPPPVADKEADTFPPAPETPPPVIQHKEQNKESFSKKTGFQYQEQKVSTTKESKTQMNKFSMEQSSKELSQKHTEREKSKKIVNQGPDVLPKSKLPIFHTKSGSTSSTKVNESKNVTKQSKTLESEHIVNTSQSHSGYSEQLESRKDMAVNNKVVLNAKQRMLYSPAVPPALKSQTLSSDFKAVSQEQAFSKEIENFNHSTAQDYDQIVCDQELERIHEESLKPKKIGISSSMAEASVTQISELNTKSMEVSHVNQSKTSISDSVASMKSENVNTTQLSEQDLDQLRCDRELEKIHEETLKPRRRLFTPCRMSPAIQAETPTPKSKTYARKFKTPLMIAEEKYRQQREEMEKNKNKTVSQAYIATSPGTQRKQILTESDSIQTSKITVTPTKEDINIQHQIKEKTNLVASESSEETYNKNKDHVTQFVSSSPTIPSMVPKGQVLSKETQLIQQQNLQGVKESSMQEHVRKHVINKSEKSKQVDQSEMIRMSSPKASINLDRESQGVAKSEITVQAANNIGSMKHIDHKAVVMRQKVQEESHTTKRTESRLSQELKVQSISQSSEQKQLESTSNIQAVTSDKETKTVQNQSMGLGSTVTKTIESPKLQRKLQIKKDQKSEMEVKQSITTTAGQTEKPKALYKPPIHQHKAPLPPPPPPHPKEPPVLPKSMAKNIEKEDVKETLVTKETLERNMNVHSESQDKQEINSSDVLEYLRKCEELQQTVSNAKRFESDPQTLNINTFRTFLSIVPSWLISQEKKKNIADLAASSNKNDITEQISYIKNHAMDLKSTFEGNIQAAMKSSSLVKRRNESSAQSAGSQRQMTTVAKKVETSSRQRKISNEFGRFPTDMKQTDIRACSPLLRMRSPSPTYITIESTVRRTDSPQKDRVPSSSPLPKEPVTIPMPPRRSTTPKASSPSPSPQKNRSEQLAKLKDTTVKLSQGTTQPRAITPIPVVVEKKCEIVHSPATLRRQLKIESHTKESLSTTPIPAEVTVSTVEGRTEIYEESRMSEKQQIHSEKDPTHIPKWLGPDMDTLDSISVSQKTKIPTDHVFETKTKTVLRKDAENLQRKTIVGSGSEGHMASSKESASSHFKAPSSKFHSEQRKAVPKEGQRPSTELPSQGQVRTVPIKQIRDHRENTSKQIFVNRHDENQEHLFKPMMHPETLLQASGVEKMESKVIRSRTSQNAEGMKTGFEFKHAPPTYEDVISGHMLDISATESPEEILKNFQKTWEESERVFKSLGYTVSDTSEVISSYHQEEFRTENASSGKGNVHRLSKEGLPNGMPGGRQADFS; encoded by the exons GAAACAAGACGAAGCAACGAAGTCACGTTCTCGAGCAGCAGCCAAGCAGCTGAGCAACATGAAACCCAATTTTCAGCTTGTAATACAGAACAG GTATCGGTTCATGAGCAAAGCACCCAAGAGACGAGCGCAGCGTCTAATTATAATCAAGAAGCTGATGGAGTAG GATATATGGAAATGCCTAAGGTTTCTGCACAAGTCCTTAAGGAACAATATGAAAAATCTCTCAAAGAAAAGAGCTCCAGTGCCGGGGGAAGTGCGGCCTTACAAGGAAAACATACAAAG ATATATAATGACCATCCAGAATTTGAATGGCCAGTGGTCAATACCAACAGCTCTGGCTCGGCAAGCACTGTCTATGAGGGTATGACTTCATCACTGAAAACCGGACATACTTCAAAGTCTGCTCACACTAAGTCTGTCCGTTTTGGAAGTTTAGAAGAATTTccacttcctcctccccctcctccagatATTTTAGAGACAGATGAAATAGCAGATTTTTCCCAGTCCCCAGAACCTCCAAGCTCTCATGAAAGATACGCATCGGTTGCCCCCAAAGAGGTGTATTCGAAGCAAAGAAATTTGTATGAGCTGAAACGGTTATATAAACATATCCATCCAGAAGTGAGAAAGAATTTAGAAAAGGAATATTTCAATCAGGTTTCTGATATTGAAACGAGCCAATTTGAGCAAAAAGGCGAGGTGCAACATGCGAGGTCTGTGTTTGAAAATCCTCTTAGTAGCCCACAAAAATGTCTTAGTCCCGAAAGAGAGTATTTGGAATGGGATGAGATTCTGAAAGGAGAGGTGCAATCTATGAGATGGGTTTTCGAAAACCAACCTTTAGATACAATTAAGGATGAGTCACCTGATCAAAGTCACATTAAAAGTATCGGAGAGCAAGAAATTATAGCTGGAGGCGACGTAAAATACACAACATGGAtgtttgagacaaagccaattcATGCCCTTGGTGTGGATCCCTCAAGCTCTTTGGAAAAAGCTGAAAAAGTACCAGAGCTTGCTAGAGGAGATGTACGAACAGCCACCTGGTTGTTTGAAACACAGCCATTAGATTCTTTGAACAAAATTTACAAGGAAAACGATTCTGACACAGTTTTCACGTCTGAAGACATTCATGGAGGAGATGTAAATGCCGGTAGATACTTTTTTGAAATGCAGTACAATGATAGGTCACTCTCTTCTGACGAAATGAATATGCTGAGACTAAAGTCAGAACTTCAAGATTTTAAAGGGGATGTGAAAAGAACAATAAAACAATTTGAAACTGATCCTAAATATGTCTTACAAGACAGTTCTGGGAAGGTTCTTGAAATAACAACCGTCTGCAGGGAAGACATTGAAAAGGGAGATGTTAAAACGGCAAGATGGATGTTTGAAACGCAACCTTTAGATATGATCAATCAGGATAAAGCCCAGGTCAAAGTCGTCAAAGGCATATCCATGGAAGAGAATGTTAAAGGTGGAGTTGGAAAGGCGAAGTGGCTCTTTGAAACACGTCCTTTGGATACCATTAAAGATGAAGATGAATCTGTTACCCAAAAAGAAGCTATCATTGGTACAGATGTGTATCAAAAGTGCTGGATTTTCGAAACCCTACCTATGGACATTTTAAAAGACAATGCTAATGAAAGGCCTTTGGAGGGTGAGGAGATAATAGGTGGTAATGTAAGCAATGCTAAGTATCTATTTGAGAATGTACCAATGGATGAACTCAAAGAAAATGCCGAAGtagaaaaacttaaaaaaatgatCACCACAGAAGAGGAAAAGGGGGACGTTCGACATCAAAGATGGGTTTTTGAAACACGTCCACTCGAACAGATTCGGGAGGAAAAGAAGGAATACATTCGAACTGTCCATCTTGACGAAATCCAGAAAGGGGATGTTAGCACCTGCAGAGATGCATTTGAAAGAGAGGACTGGCAAAAAGACGAATTGTCTAAAATACAGATAGAGCAAGTGGATAAGGGAGCTGTCCAGCTTAACAAGAAACTTTTTGAAACAACACCTCTGTACGCTATACAAGATCGGTTTGGACATTATCATGAGGTTAAGACAATACGTCAAGAAGAAGTGGTGAGAGGAGACGTAAGGACTTATCAATGGATGTTTGAAACAATTCCAGTTGATCAGTTTGGTGAAAGTGTTGAAAACTACCAAGTTATTAGAGGAATATCTTCTCAAGAAATACAAGCTGGAGATGTGAAAAAGGGAAAGTGGCTTTTTGAAACACAGCCATTGGACTCTATTAAGTACTTTAGCCATACTGAAGATGAAGAGCTggtagaaaaacagcaaaatgatATAGTCAAAGGTGATGTGAGGACCTGTAAATGGCTATTTGAAACTCAACCAATGGAAGACCTATATGAAAAACAAGTAACAATGAGAAGCAACGAGGAGATCCAGAAAGGAGACGTGAAAACTTGCACATGGCTTTTTGAAACCCAGGCACTTGACACAATACAGGATGAGTCAGAGAGGTCTACACATTTAGAGAAGGAGGAAGTTGTAGGCAGAGATGTGCAATCAGTTTGTTTCCTTTTTGAGACACAAGATCTAGAACAAATACAAGgcgaagaaaagaaagacttcaagagGGTGGTTGAGATTGATATCCAGTCTGGCGATGTTTCTTCCATGAAATATATTTTTGAAAACCAAGCACTAGATCAAATAAGTTCTAGTTCACAAGACGTTCTTGAGCGGATAAAATACATGAAATCTGAGGACCTCCAAAAGGGAAATGTCTTGAATTGCCGATGGCTTTTTGAGAATCGTTCTATTGATGAGATCAATGAAAGCCATGAGAATAATAAAGAAGCATATACAATTACGGATGTCCAAGGTGGGAATGTAAGAAAAGGATGTTTCATATTTGAAACATTTTCATTAGACCAAATTAAGGAAGACAGTTCAGAAGATACCACTAAAACAGTAAACATGGAGGAAATAATGAAAGGTGATGTTAAAAACTATACAATGATGTTTGAAACTCAGCCCCTTTATGCTATTCAAGATAAGGAAGGGTTTTACCATGAGGTCACAACGGTAAAGAAGGAAGAAGTGCTTCATGGCAATGTCCGTGGAACAAGATGGCTGTTTGAAACCAAGCCTCTAGATTCTTTCAATGAATCCGATGAAGTGTTTGTTATCAAAGCTGTAACACAAGAGGATGTCCAAAGAGGGGATGTTAATTCTGTAAGGTATAGATTTGAAACTCATCCACTTGATAAGATTGGTGATGGAGAAAAATCAGATTTTCACACTATTGAAAATATTATGGGTGGTGATGTGAAAGGCAACAAAGAGCTCTTCGAAAAAGAGAGGAAGAGCCAAGCTGTACGAACAGTAAGCATCAGTGAGATTCAACAAGGCAATGTTAAGACATCCACTTGGTTGTTTGAAACCCATACCCTTAATGAACTTCATGCAGAAAATTGTGAAGATCTACAGAAAGTGACAATGGAAGACATCCAAAAAGGAGACGTACAAGAAGCCGTCTGGCTTTTTGAAAATTACAATTTAGATTCCATTCAAGACGTCGATGAAACTGATAAAAAGCCagagaaagaagaaattccacaGGCCGATGTTAGAACCACCACTTGGCTCTTTGAAACCACACCATTTCATGAATTTAACGAATACAAAATTGAGAAAGAAGAAGTTATGGGAAAGAGTATccaagaaacactaaaagaattGTATAGCCAAAAAATTGTGAAGTCCCATGGGATTATTTTGGAAGCAGATGAAATTGGTGACGTCCGTATGGCCAAATTTCAACTCATGAATCAGGAAAGTCCAAGGATAGAAAAACAAGAGATCATAAGAGGAGATCTTCAAAATATAATGATGAACTTGCTGTCTCAGCAGTCATCCAGCGAAAGAACAGTGCTATTAAATGAAGAAGAAAAGGGCAACATCAGCTTGACAAAATCACAGTTAATGAATCAATCAACTGACATACAAGCGATGCGGGAGGACGTTATTGGAGGAGATATACGGGAAGCCATAAAAAGCCTTCTCAGTAACAAGGATTTGGGCAAACAAGGAATACTTATTGAAGAGAGTGAGAAAGGCGATATACAAATGACCATTTACTCTCTACTCAACAAGAGTGACAAATATGATTTTCAACGGGATGAAGTGGTAGGTGGAGATATAAAACGTGCAATGTACAACCTAAAGACTTCCACCATGTCGGGGGAGAAAAAGCAAAGGTTTAGAATAGAAGATTCAGAGAGAGGAAATGTCCAGTTTTTCACTACTTGCATTGAATCTGGAGCATTAGACTACTTACAGAGATTACATGGAGAAGTCGAGGACAAAGTGGTGGAAGAAAGCAATGAAGAAATTCTTGGAGGTGATGTTGAAGCTACGAAATTATTACTTAGACGGCAACGATCCCAAATTGAAAGAACTGTTGATGAAACGGAGATTATCCCCGGGGATGTCTATAACACAGTTAAAGTTTTTATGACTGAACCAGAGAATAAATCATTTGATGCAAATAAAGAAGAAATTGTTAAAGGTAATTTGCAAGCAACCTTAAGTTCTCTCAGCCAAGCCATAAATCAGTCTGTAGTAGTAGAGAAAGAAGAGATTATCAAAGCTGATCTCCCAGCAACACTGAAGTCTCTCACTGAATCACAGTATCAAGTCAAGGATATGGAAAAGCCAGATGTCATCCCTGGAGATATTCAAGGAACCATTGATTCTTTAGAAAAAGCTGTAAAGCAGAAGAATGAGTTTGTTAAGGAGGAAGTTATTCATGGCAATGTTGAGGCAGCATTAAAATCTTTAAAAGAAGCACAACAGTCTGTAAAGCAAATTGAAAAAGAAGATATAATCAGAGGAGATATAAGTGCAACCAAGCAAAATCTATTGGACTCTTCTACGGAGCGGAATTATGTACAACACCAAGTCAGCATTCAAGGTGATGTAAAAAGTACCATGAAGACATTACTTCAGCCGTCCTATCAGATAGTCCAACGGGGAGCAAGTGTGGAAGGCAACGTGAAAGACACAATGAAAACGTTTCTACAGTCTAGTGAAGAAAATCTTCAACTTTCTCAAGGAGGAAGTGTCGCAGATGGGAAAGTTATCACTGTGGATTTTGATAACCAGCAACTATCCACCATTGATCAAAAAAGTCTACAAAATGTTAGCAATTCACAACACAAAGTTTCAGACACCAGTGTAAAAGTTGTTCACAAAAGTACACAAAATACTTCACAGCAGAAAGGTACCAACGTAAGCAAAATTGAGCAGAGAGAATTGTACAATTCTCAAAAGGCTATGGCTTCCAAAGCCTGGAAGAAAAGCAATCCTGGTTCTGAAACCCAAATTGTAGAGTTTCCAGAAGATCAAAGTTCTTCAGTTCGAGAATTGAGCAAGAGACAAAAAGAGGAGTCACAGATAGATTTAATCCATCAAAATAAGATAATGAATCAAGCAAATATGGTGTCCAACGCCAAAACTTCCATTGTGGATGTAACCTATGCTGGTGGCTTCCAAAAATCAGACCATAGTCAGAAGCAAATGACAAAGCAACAGTCCCATCAGTCAAGAAAAATGGTTTCAGGCAAGACATTAAATGTTCAAAGTGCACAAGTTTTGGATACTATAAATAACAATGTAGACATTGCACAGAAACAAGTCCACTCAGTGGATAAGATGTCATTACAAAAGGAAACTCAACGTATACAGAATAAACAAGTGATCACAAAGAAAGCAGTCCAAGGAGTGAGTGAAATCAGCAAAACTATATCTACTAGGGGTGGCCATCAGCTTACAAGAGACATCCAAACTACAAGGGATAGTGAAAATAATTTGATCAGCTTtccacctcctccaccaccaGTCGCACCTTGTGTGGAAGAACCTCCGCTTGCGCCaacacctccaccaccaccaccgcctCCACCACCACCATTGCCAACTCATTTTTCTGTTAAGGCATACACTGAACCTGAATATTTTCCTTCACCTCCTCCGCCGGTAGCAGATAAGGAGGCGGACACGTTTCCACCTGCACCAGAAACACCACCACCAGTTATACAACACAAAGAGCAAAACAAAGAGTCATTCAGTAAGAAAACAGGCTTTCAATATCAGGAACAGAAAGTCTCAACCACCAAAGAATCCAAAACTCAAATGAACAAATTTTCAATGGAACAATCAAGTAAAGAATTATCACAAaaacatactgaaagggaaaaatcTAAGAAGATCGTAAATCAAGGACCTGATGTTCTTCCTAAGTCTAAACTACCCATCTTTCATACTAAATCAGGAAGTACGTCAAGTACAAAGGTTAATGAAAGCAAAAATGtaaccaaacagtcaaagactttGGAAAGTGAACATATAGTTAACACCAGTCAGTCTCATTCAGGTTATTCAGAACAACTAGAATCTCGTAAAGACATGGCAGTCAATAATAAAGTTGTCTTAAATGCCAAGCAAAGAATGCTCTATTCACCAGCTGTACCTCCAGCGTTAAAATCTCAGACTTTATCATCTGATTTCAAAGCCGTTTCTCAAGAACAGGCATTCAGTAAGGAAATTGAGAACTTCAATCATTCAACTGCCCAAGATTACGATCAAATTGTTTGCGATCAGGAACTTGAAAGAATCCATGAGGAGTCTTTAAAGCCCAAGAAAATAGGTATTTCCTCATCTATGGCCGAGGCTAGTGTAACCCAGATATCAGAACTGAACACAAAAAGTATGGAGGTCAGCCATGTTAATCAAAGTAAGACATCCATCTCCGACTCAGTAGCTTCAATGAAAAGTGAGAATGTAAACACCACTCAGTTAAGTGAACAAGACTTAGATCAACTGAGATGTGATCGAGAATTAGAAAAAATCCACGAGGAAACATTGAAACCAAGGAGAAGGTTGTTTACTCCATGTAGGATGTCTCCAGCTATTCAAGCAGAAACTCCAACGCCAAAATCAAAAACATATGCCAGAAAATTTAAGACTCCTTTAATGATAGCAGAGGAAAAATACCGTCAACAAAGAGAGGAaatggagaaaaataaaaataagactgTGTCTCAAGCTTATATCGCAACATCTCCAGGAACACAAAGAAAGCAAATCTTAACAGAGAGTGACTCCATCCAAACATCAAAAATTACTGTGACACCCACTAAGGAGGACATCAATATACAACATCAAATAAAGGAAAAGACAAATTTAGTTGCCAGTGAGTCATCCGAAGAAACATATAATAAAAACAAGGATCATGTGACTCAATTTGTGTCATCATCCCCAACAATACCAAGCATGGTCCCAAAAGGTCAAGTACTTTCAAAAGAAACTCAACTGATTCAGCAACAAAACTTGCAGGGTGTTAAAGAATCCAGTATGCAGGAACATGTAAGGAAACATGTTATAAATAAATCTGAAAAGTCAAAACAGGTGGATCAATCGGAAATGATAAGAATGTCTTCTCCTAAAGCCAGTATTAACTTGGACAGGGAAAGCCAAGGAGTGGCAAAGTCTGAAATTACTGTTCAAGCTGCAAATAATATAGGGAGTATGAAGCATATCGATCACAAAGCCGTTGTCATGCGCCAAAAAGTGCAGGAAGAATCTCATACCACCAAAAGAACGGAAAGTAGGTTAAGTCAAGAACTAAAAGTCCAATCCATCTCTCAAAGTTCCGAACAAAAGCAACTTGAGAGTACAAGTAATATCCAAGCAGTGACTAGTGATAAAGAAACCAAAACAGTGCAAAACCAATCTATGGGCTTGGGCAGCACGGTGACCAAAACAATAGAGTCACCAAAACTCCAAAGAAAGCTGCAAATTAAAAAAGACCAAAAGAGTGAAATGGAAGTTAAGCAAAGTATCACTACAACTGCTGGCCAGACTGAAAAACCTAAAGCATTATATAAACCACCAATTCATCAGCACAAAGCTCCtcttcctccaccaccaccaccacatccTAAAGAACCACCAGTGTTGCCAAAAAGCATGGCCAAAAATATTGAAAAAGAGGATGTCAAAGAAACACTCGTCACAAAAGAAACCTTGGAAAGGAACATGAATGTCCATTCAGAATCCCAAGACAAACAGGAGATCAACTCATCAGATGTTCTTGAATATCTCAGAAAATGTGAAGAGCTTCAGCAGACAGTGTCTAATGCAAAACGATTTGAATCAGATCCCCAGACATTGAATATCAACACATTTAGAACTTTCCTTAGCATTGTCCCCTCCTGGCTTATAAGccaggagaagaagaaaaatataGCAGATCTGGCTGCGTCAAGTAATAAGAATGATATTACTGAGCAAATATCTTACATCAAAAATCACGCAATGGACCTAAAGTCAACTTTTGAAGGCAATATACAAGCCGCCATGAAGTCCTCTTCCCTTGTGAAACGAAGAAATGAATCCAGTGCTCAGAGTGCAGGGTCACAAAGGCAGATGACTACGGTTGCCAAAAAAGTTGAGACATCCAGTAGGCAAAGAAAGATAAGCAATGAGTTTGGAAGATTTCCAACTGACATGAAGCAGACCGATATAAGGGCTTGTTCTCCGCTCTTAAGAATGAGATCACCATCACCAACTTACATTACTATAGAGTCTACTGTAAGACGTACCGACTCCCCTCAAAAGGACAGAGTTCCTTCTTCATCTCCACTCCCTAAAGAACCTGTGACAATACCAATGCCACCAAGGCGTTCAACAACACCCAAGGCATCATCCCCTTCTCCATCTCCTCAAAAAAATCGATCTGAACAACTTGCAAAACTTAAAGACACCACTGTTAAACTCTCTCAAGGAACAACGCAGCCTAGAGCAATCACCCCTATTCCTGTAGTTGTTGAGAAAAAATGCGAAATTGTACATTCTCCTGCAACTCTGCGAAGGCAGCTTAAAATTGAAAGTCATACCAAAGAGTCTTTGAGTACCACTCCAATTCCGGCAGAAGTCACTGTCAGCACAGTAGAGGGCAGAACGGAAATTTATGAAGAATCTAGAATGTCCGAAAAACAACAAATACACTCTGAAAAAGATCCAACACACATTCCAAAATGGCTGGGCCCAGATATGGATACTTTGGATTCAATATCAGTCTCACAGAAAACCAAAATCCCAACAGATCACGTGtttgaaacaaaaacaaaaacagttttaAGGAAAGATGCAGAGAATCTTCAAAGGAAGACTATTGTAGGAAGTGGAAGTGAAGGACACATGGCGTCCTCAAAGGAAAGTGCAAGTTCTCATTTCAAGGCTCCAAGTAGTAAATTTCATAGTGAGCAAAGGAAGGCAGTACCCAAGGAAGGCCAAAGGCCATCTACTGAGTTGCCTTCACAAGGGCAAGTTAGAACTGTCCCCATAAAACAGATCAGAGATCACAGAGAGAATACCTCCAAGCAAATATTTGTCAACCGGCATGATGAAAACCAAGAACATCTATTCAAACCCATGATGCATCCTGAAACCCTATTACAAGCTTCTGGTGTTGAGAAGATGGAGAGCAAGGTGATCAGATCAAGAACGTCCCAAAATGCTGAAGGCATGAAGACTGGATTTGAATTCAAGCACGCACCTCCAACCTACGAAGATGTTATATCCGGCCACATGCTAGATATTTCAGCTACCGAATCCCCAGAAGAAATATTGAAGAATTTTCAAAAGACCTGGGAAGAAAGTGAAAGAGTATTTAAGAGTCTTGGCTATACAGTCTCAGACACTTCCGAGGTGATAAGCAGCTACCACCAAGAAGAATTCAGAACTG